In a genomic window of Pontibacter liquoris:
- a CDS encoding aminotransferase class V-fold PLP-dependent enzyme, producing MEQTKGKQAKTNQPSKDDGGFDVARIRQDFPMLHQKHNGKPFIYLDSAGSCQKPKEVIERLAAFYSTEYGRPEEAHTTRKTTTEAVAETRQKVADLLHARAPEEIIFVQGATEAINVVALAFERAFLSEGDEVLITLMEHHANIVPWQLACQRTGAVLKVVPITETGELDMEALESMISERTRIISLVHSSHVLGTINPIKKITSLAHRKGIPVFVDGAQTAPHMPVDVQELDCDFYGFSAHKMGGPTGVGVLYGKAAWLNKMPPYQGGAIMAETVTFENAAYAPLPLKFEAGTTAYADIIAFGTLLDYLERVGHKAIEAYEQHLLYYAGEKLRRIAGLHILGAAPEREPVLTFTLEGADVSALEIYLNDKYGIAVRVGEFSAQPLMQYLGLEKAVRVSFALCNTEEEIDTLVEAIQTYQKEAR from the coding sequence ATGGAACAAACAAAAGGGAAACAAGCCAAAACAAACCAACCCAGCAAAGACGATGGGGGCTTTGATGTGGCGCGCATCCGCCAGGATTTCCCGATGCTGCACCAAAAACATAACGGGAAGCCGTTTATATACCTCGACAGTGCCGGCTCCTGCCAGAAACCAAAGGAAGTGATAGAACGTCTGGCCGCCTTTTATTCCACTGAATACGGCAGACCGGAAGAAGCACATACTACCCGTAAAACAACCACCGAAGCAGTAGCGGAAACCCGGCAGAAAGTGGCGGACCTGCTGCATGCCCGCGCCCCGGAAGAGATAATTTTTGTGCAGGGCGCCACAGAAGCCATCAATGTGGTAGCCCTGGCGTTTGAGAGAGCCTTTTTATCGGAAGGGGATGAAGTGCTGATCACCTTAATGGAGCACCATGCCAACATTGTACCCTGGCAGCTGGCCTGCCAGAGAACCGGGGCAGTGTTAAAGGTGGTCCCTATTACCGAAACCGGCGAACTGGATATGGAAGCCCTGGAAAGTATGATCTCGGAGCGCACCCGGATCATCAGCCTGGTGCATTCATCGCATGTGCTGGGCACCATCAACCCGATCAAAAAAATTACCAGCCTGGCGCACCGAAAAGGGATACCTGTTTTTGTGGATGGCGCCCAAACTGCCCCGCACATGCCGGTAGATGTACAGGAGCTGGACTGTGACTTTTACGGCTTCTCGGCACATAAGATGGGCGGCCCTACGGGCGTGGGCGTGCTCTATGGCAAGGCTGCCTGGCTGAATAAAATGCCTCCCTATCAGGGCGGCGCTATAATGGCCGAAACGGTTACCTTCGAAAATGCCGCCTATGCTCCCCTGCCGCTGAAGTTTGAAGCAGGCACCACCGCCTATGCCGACATTATTGCTTTTGGCACCCTGTTGGATTACCTGGAGCGGGTGGGCCACAAAGCGATCGAGGCCTATGAACAGCACCTTTTATACTATGCCGGGGAGAAACTTCGGCGGATAGCCGGACTACACATCCTTGGCGCAGCCCCGGAAAGAGAGCCGGTGCTAACCTTTACGCTGGAAGGCGCTGATGTTAGCGCGCTGGAAATATATTTGAACGACAAGTATGGCATTGCTGTGCGTGTCGGCGAATTCAGTGCGCAGCCACTTATGCAGTACCTGGGCCTGGAAAAAGCGGTGCGCGTTTCGTTTGCCTTGTGCAATACAGAGGAGGAAATCGACACCCTGGTCGAAGCGATTCAAACCTATCAAAAGGAAGCGCGCTGA
- the nfi gene encoding deoxyribonuclease V (cleaves DNA at apurinic or apyrimidinic sites) translates to MAYYNRFDAPPPDPVLLRELTEQQRVLQQRIIIQKPDFELKLIAGCDSSFIGEDTILSVFVLLTYPGLEVVEKVWHHGPVELPYIPGFLAFREAPNLLKTYEKLQQKPDLIMVDGHGISHPRKLGIATHVGLHLNKPTMGVAKKVLVGKYTEPAAAKGSVSPLVYKNEVIANVLRTRDNVKPVFVSPGHLMDVASATEIAMACAIKYKLPEPTRLADHYAAVFKSEVK, encoded by the coding sequence ATGGCTTACTACAACAGATTTGATGCTCCGCCACCAGACCCGGTTTTACTTCGGGAACTGACCGAGCAGCAGCGGGTTCTGCAGCAGCGCATCATTATCCAAAAGCCCGACTTTGAGCTGAAACTGATTGCCGGCTGCGACTCCTCTTTTATCGGCGAGGATACCATCCTATCGGTGTTCGTGCTGCTCACCTACCCGGGGCTGGAAGTGGTGGAGAAAGTATGGCACCACGGACCGGTGGAGCTGCCGTATATTCCCGGCTTCCTGGCCTTCCGCGAAGCGCCCAACTTGCTAAAAACCTACGAAAAACTTCAGCAAAAGCCCGACTTGATCATGGTGGACGGACACGGCATTTCGCACCCACGCAAGCTGGGCATTGCCACCCATGTTGGTCTCCATTTAAATAAACCTACCATGGGTGTGGCTAAAAAAGTGCTGGTAGGCAAGTATACCGAACCGGCTGCAGCCAAAGGCTCCGTATCGCCGCTGGTGTACAAAAACGAGGTGATCGCTAACGTGCTCCGCACCCGCGACAACGTAAAGCCCGTGTTCGTGTCGCCCGGCCACCTGATGGACGTGGCATCGGCTACCGAAATAGCCATGGCCTGTGCCATAAAGTATAAACTGCCCGAGCCCACACGACTGGCCGATCATTACGCGGCCGTATTTAAAAGCGAAGTGAAATAG
- a CDS encoding dienelactone hydrolase family protein, whose protein sequence is MANYIFNDSVRIDMPDVSLIGDLVIPEHAKGLVVFSHGSGSSRHSTRNRFVAQHLQRSGFATLLFDLLTEEEDRDTRNRFDIVKLTQRLIQTTYWLQQDPRTTAYNIGFFGASTGAASAIGAAAAEGPDIIKAVVSRGGRPDLADAVLPDLMVPTLLIVGGKDEEVLQLNIQAHDRMQCIKDVEVVPDATHLFEEPGALEMAAQLATDWFRKYLEPAKQQPLHQNRP, encoded by the coding sequence ATGGCAAACTATATTTTTAACGACAGCGTCCGGATCGATATGCCCGATGTGTCGCTCATCGGGGACCTGGTGATACCCGAACATGCAAAGGGGCTGGTGGTTTTCTCGCATGGCAGCGGCAGCAGCCGCCACAGTACCCGCAACCGCTTTGTGGCCCAGCACCTGCAGCGGTCGGGCTTCGCTACCTTGCTCTTTGATCTGCTGACGGAAGAAGAGGACCGGGATACCCGGAACCGTTTCGACATTGTTAAGCTTACCCAGCGCCTAATACAAACCACCTACTGGCTGCAGCAGGACCCCCGCACCACGGCCTACAACATTGGCTTTTTCGGAGCCAGCACCGGAGCTGCCTCTGCTATCGGGGCGGCTGCGGCCGAAGGGCCCGACATCATCAAAGCGGTGGTAAGCCGGGGCGGCCGCCCCGACCTGGCCGATGCCGTGCTGCCCGATCTGATGGTGCCAACGCTGCTGATCGTGGGCGGCAAGGACGAAGAAGTACTGCAGCTGAACATACAGGCGCACGACCGGATGCAATGCATCAAAGATGTGGAGGTGGTACCCGATGCCACGCACCTGTTCGAGGAGCCTGGCGCCCTGGAGATGGCTGCGCAACTGGCTACCGACTGGTTTCGCAAGTACCTGGAGCCTGCCAAGCAACAGCCGCTGCACCAGAACAGACCCTAG
- a CDS encoding phosphoribosyltransferase has protein sequence MEMLQNRQEAAELLADRLARYKGENGVVLAIPRGGVPIGAVIARALAMPLDIALSKKIGHPANPEFAIGAVSLETLTVDERAEVPRQYIDAEVKRVRESLQQKYKLFMGNRQHQSLQDKVVIIADDGIATGKTLLTTVELVKNQHPRKVIIAVPVAPFSAIDKFRKLVDEVVCLLVPPFFQAVGQFYREFDQVSDEEVIALLQEQAW, from the coding sequence ATGGAGATGTTGCAGAACCGCCAGGAAGCCGCCGAACTGCTGGCAGATCGCCTGGCCAGGTATAAAGGTGAAAACGGCGTGGTGCTGGCCATTCCGCGGGGCGGCGTGCCCATTGGAGCCGTTATTGCCCGGGCGCTGGCCATGCCCCTGGATATTGCACTCTCGAAAAAGATCGGTCACCCGGCCAACCCGGAATTCGCCATCGGCGCTGTGAGCCTGGAAACCCTGACGGTGGACGAGCGGGCAGAAGTGCCCCGCCAGTACATTGACGCCGAGGTGAAGCGGGTGCGCGAAAGCCTGCAGCAGAAGTATAAACTCTTTATGGGCAATCGCCAGCACCAGTCCTTGCAGGATAAAGTGGTGATCATTGCAGACGATGGCATTGCTACCGGCAAAACACTGCTTACCACTGTAGAACTGGTTAAAAATCAGCACCCGCGCAAAGTGATCATTGCTGTGCCAGTGGCGCCTTTTTCGGCCATTGATAAATTCAGAAAGCTGGTAGATGAGGTGGTCTGCCTGCTTGTTCCGCCTTTCTTCCAGGCGGTGGGGCAGTTCTACAGGGAGTTTGACCAGGTGAGCGACGAAGAGGTGATCGCCTTGCTGCAGGAACAAGCCTGGTAA
- a CDS encoding NADP-dependent isocitrate dehydrogenase — MTTKTAKIVYTITDEAPALATRSFLPLVETFTQAAGIEVETKDISLAGRILAAFPEKLTTEQKQSDDLAYLGELAKTPEANIIKLPNISASVPQLVEAIKELQSQGYNIPDYPAEPKNDEEKEAKARYAKILGSAVNPVLREGNSDRRVADAVKQYAKKNPHSMGKWTADSKTRVAHMQGGDFYGSEKSVVVEKASDVKIEFVAADGTTKTLKEKTSLSAGEVIDTAVMSKKALRSFLEQAIEEARKENVLLSLHLKATMMKVSDPIMFGHAVTVFFKDVFEKHAQTFAQIGVDPNNGLGDVYAKIKSLPADKQAEIEADIQAEYKKRPELAMVNSDKGITNLHVPSDVIIDASMPAAIRSSGKMWGTDGQLHDTLAVIPDRSYAGIYQEVIDFHKKNGAFDVTTMGTVPNIGLMAQKAEEYGSHDKTFQMTGSGTVRVVDASGNVLLEQNVEEGDIFRMTQTKDLPIQDWVKLAVTRARITNTPAIFWLDPQRAHDANLIKKVEQYLQEHDTKGLEIKIMSPVEAMRYTLERAKAGKDTISVTGNVLRDYLTDLFPIIELGTSAKMLSIVPLLDGGGLFETGAGGSAPKHVQQFMEENYLRWDSLGEFLALAVSLEDLAQKTGNQKAEVLAEALNKANAEFLEKDKSPSRKVGGIDNRGSHFYLALYWAQALAEQNKDQELKARFSELAKALTDNEQKIVEEQIAAQGKPVDLGGYYHPNAEKASNAMQPSQTLNKILAEF, encoded by the coding sequence ATGACGACAAAAACAGCTAAAATTGTTTATACCATAACCGACGAAGCGCCTGCCTTGGCAACGCGCTCTTTTTTACCTCTTGTGGAGACTTTTACCCAGGCCGCAGGCATCGAGGTGGAGACAAAAGATATCTCGCTGGCAGGCCGTATCCTGGCAGCTTTCCCGGAGAAACTGACCACTGAGCAGAAGCAATCCGACGACCTGGCTTACCTGGGCGAACTAGCGAAGACGCCCGAAGCCAACATCATCAAATTGCCCAACATCAGCGCATCCGTTCCGCAGCTGGTAGAAGCGATTAAAGAGCTTCAGTCGCAGGGCTACAACATTCCGGATTACCCGGCAGAGCCAAAGAACGACGAAGAGAAAGAAGCCAAAGCCCGTTATGCCAAAATTCTGGGCAGTGCGGTAAACCCGGTGCTGCGCGAAGGCAACTCAGACCGCCGCGTGGCCGATGCGGTAAAGCAATACGCCAAAAAGAACCCGCACTCGATGGGCAAATGGACAGCAGACTCTAAAACCCGCGTAGCCCACATGCAAGGCGGCGACTTTTACGGCAGCGAGAAATCGGTTGTAGTGGAAAAAGCCAGTGACGTGAAGATCGAGTTTGTAGCCGCTGACGGTACCACCAAAACACTGAAAGAGAAAACCTCCCTGTCTGCCGGCGAAGTGATCGATACGGCGGTGATGAGCAAAAAGGCGCTGCGTTCGTTCCTGGAGCAGGCCATAGAAGAGGCCAGAAAAGAGAACGTGCTGCTCTCGCTGCACCTAAAGGCTACCATGATGAAAGTGTCGGACCCGATCATGTTTGGGCATGCCGTTACCGTTTTCTTTAAGGATGTGTTCGAAAAGCATGCCCAAACCTTCGCGCAGATTGGTGTGGACCCCAACAATGGCCTGGGCGATGTATACGCCAAGATCAAAAGCCTGCCCGCCGACAAGCAGGCAGAAATAGAAGCCGACATACAGGCTGAGTATAAGAAGCGCCCGGAGCTGGCCATGGTGAACTCCGACAAAGGCATTACGAACCTGCACGTGCCCAGCGATGTGATCATTGATGCGTCGATGCCGGCAGCCATTCGCTCGTCCGGTAAAATGTGGGGCACCGATGGCCAGCTGCACGACACCCTGGCCGTGATTCCGGACCGTAGCTACGCCGGTATTTACCAGGAAGTGATCGACTTCCATAAAAAGAACGGCGCCTTTGATGTAACCACCATGGGCACAGTACCTAACATCGGCCTGATGGCACAAAAAGCCGAAGAGTATGGCTCGCACGATAAAACGTTCCAGATGACGGGCAGCGGCACGGTGCGTGTGGTAGATGCATCGGGCAATGTGCTGCTGGAGCAGAACGTAGAAGAAGGCGATATCTTCCGGATGACGCAGACCAAAGACTTGCCGATCCAGGATTGGGTGAAACTGGCTGTGACCAGAGCCCGCATTACCAACACGCCTGCCATTTTCTGGCTCGACCCGCAGCGCGCCCATGATGCGAACCTGATCAAAAAGGTAGAGCAATATTTACAGGAGCATGATACCAAGGGCCTTGAGATCAAGATCATGTCGCCGGTGGAGGCAATGCGCTATACCCTGGAGCGTGCCAAAGCAGGCAAAGATACCATTTCGGTAACCGGCAACGTGCTGCGCGACTACCTGACAGACCTTTTCCCGATCATCGAGCTGGGCACCAGCGCCAAAATGCTGTCTATTGTGCCGTTGCTGGATGGCGGCGGGCTGTTTGAGACAGGTGCCGGTGGCTCTGCGCCAAAGCACGTGCAGCAGTTTATGGAAGAAAACTACCTGCGCTGGGATTCGCTGGGCGAGTTCCTGGCCCTGGCCGTTTCGCTGGAAGACCTGGCACAGAAAACAGGCAACCAGAAAGCCGAAGTGCTTGCCGAGGCACTGAACAAAGCCAATGCCGAGTTCCTGGAGAAAGACAAGTCACCGTCGCGCAAAGTAGGCGGCATCGACAACCGTGGCAGCCATTTCTACCTGGCCCTATACTGGGCACAGGCCCTGGCCGAGCAGAACAAAGACCAGGAGCTGAAAGCTCGTTTTTCGGAATTAGCCAAAGCATTGACCGATAACGAGCAGAAGATCGTGGAAGAGCAGATCGCTGCGCAAGGCAAACCGGTTGATTTGGGCGGTTACTACCACCCGAACGCCGAGAAAGCCAGCAACGCCATGCAGCCTAGCCAAACGCTGAACAAGATTCTGGCTGAGTTCTAG
- a CDS encoding endonuclease domain-containing protein, which produces MKRNKIIPYRPDLRLKARELRNNSTLSEVLLWQEIKDRKLLGFQFHRQVPMLNYIVDFYSHELGLAIEIDGNSHAHKVGYDKKRQQELEKHGICFVRIDDLEVKKRMDNVLRELGHCIRSISSQL; this is translated from the coding sequence ATGAAGCGAAACAAAATTATCCCTTATCGACCGGACTTACGATTAAAAGCACGAGAGCTTAGAAACAACAGCACGCTTTCAGAAGTGCTGCTATGGCAGGAAATAAAAGACAGAAAGTTGCTTGGCTTTCAGTTTCACCGGCAGGTACCGATGTTAAACTATATTGTTGATTTTTACAGCCATGAGTTAGGCTTAGCCATAGAGATTGATGGGAACAGTCATGCACATAAAGTCGGATATGATAAAAAAAGGCAGCAGGAGTTAGAAAAGCATGGTATATGTTTCGTCAGGATTGATGATTTAGAAGTAAAGAAAAGAATGGATAATGTGCTTCGCGAACTGGGACATTGTATAAGAAGTATAAGTTCGCAGCTGTAA